In Calditrichota bacterium, a genomic segment contains:
- a CDS encoding tetratricopeptide repeat protein — MNKIKVIVLLVLTISFFISCAASKKEETKKPDLNQAEKYVSDGFNHFKSGNDSLAVSAWQDALDIIPKDAEIHNFVGIAYHRMGKLNEASRAFKRAIDLDAAYYEAANNYGYLLFLLEKYPQAKKSFKLALKINPDYQPAKKNLELVNQVMTGSLAMEAFNYSEQAAKKTDYVDKIQVYERALNINPDYAKVHNNLGVALFYEGYFDSAYYHLEQAIRLQKDYPEAINNLGFLNRVDQKYDIAINLFLKALTIKPSYIAALNNLGEAYFLSKDMESAEKVFSAVLEMEETNVFAKKFLKKINKDLGE, encoded by the coding sequence ATGAATAAAATAAAAGTTATTGTTTTATTGGTGCTCACTATAAGTTTCTTTATATCCTGCGCTGCTTCAAAAAAAGAAGAAACTAAGAAGCCGGATTTAAACCAGGCTGAAAAATATGTTTCTGATGGATTTAATCACTTTAAATCGGGTAATGACAGCCTTGCAGTTAGCGCCTGGCAAGATGCCCTGGATATAATTCCAAAAGATGCAGAAATACATAATTTTGTTGGGATTGCTTATCATCGTATGGGAAAGCTGAATGAGGCGTCACGTGCATTTAAAAGAGCCATTGATCTTGATGCAGCATATTATGAAGCTGCGAATAATTATGGCTACCTTTTGTTTTTACTGGAGAAGTATCCTCAGGCAAAAAAGAGTTTTAAATTAGCACTAAAAATTAATCCGGACTATCAACCGGCAAAAAAAAATTTAGAACTTGTAAACCAGGTGATGACGGGAAGTCTTGCAATGGAGGCATTTAACTATTCTGAGCAGGCTGCAAAAAAAACAGATTATGTTGATAAAATTCAGGTTTATGAAAGAGCACTTAACATCAATCCTGATTATGCAAAGGTACACAATAATTTAGGTGTTGCACTTTTTTATGAAGGCTATTTTGATAGCGCTTACTATCATCTGGAACAAGCAATACGTTTGCAAAAAGATTACCCGGAGGCAATTAATAATCTTGGTTTTCTAAACCGTGTGGATCAGAAATATGACATTGCAATCAATCTTTTTTTAAAAGCGCTAACAATTAAACCAAGTTATATTGCTGCATTAAATAACCTTGGAGAAGCGTATTTTTTAAGCAAAGATATGGAAAGTGCTGAAAAAGTTTTTAGTGCCGTACTAGAAATGGAAGAAACAAATGTTTTTGCCAAAAAGTTTTTAAAAAAAATAAATAAGGATTTAGGAGAATAA
- a CDS encoding Ig-like domain-containing protein: MLKTKPTFLFFLSALIFFFGCASKRAPGGGPVDKTPPEIIATFPTPDSIGIKELSVIEISFSESINESSIANSVFISPPLEFDLEWQSDVDLEIHLKDSLKDNQTYVIVIGSSVKDLRNNKLAESMQLAFSTGDKIDRGIISGKVYGLKRKETYSLFAFELFSDTISFDKNKPNYISQTGDEGKYFLNYMKLGNYRVFAVNDQNNNLKIDSDFEKIGIPYTDVLLDSSKNTFSNLNFRTTKIDTTFPKLTTIRPISNRQINLRLSEQVILKSLNQIEIRDSITSASIQVLAVSENIEANNTLELYTSAMDSGSVYLVFLKSFSDSSLNMAPDTSQSFIAAAFKEADTFKVITVSPKDSLWNARPAQSFYFEVNNPLDKQSIINSLVIKKQNGDSVKGKFTFPSAYETEFTPNEELILDTIYTFQINYATVKNVWGDSLQDTILTRHIKINNGDDYGEISGQVKNKKNDPGKIFVTAKNTTSKKDIYSGWTLKNNKFLLKYVTDGHYKLSSFLDVDSNSVYSAGHLYPFQFSEPFVVSDDTTKVRKRWETSGVELTLPSPGK, encoded by the coding sequence ATGCTCAAAACAAAACCAACATTTCTTTTCTTCTTATCAGCGCTGATTTTTTTCTTTGGCTGCGCTTCCAAAAGGGCTCCGGGAGGCGGGCCGGTTGATAAAACTCCCCCAGAAATTATTGCCACTTTTCCTACACCCGATTCAATTGGAATTAAGGAATTATCTGTTATTGAAATCAGCTTTTCTGAATCAATAAACGAGTCCTCAATTGCCAATAGTGTTTTTATTTCACCACCTCTGGAATTTGATCTGGAGTGGCAATCTGATGTCGATTTGGAAATACATTTAAAAGACAGCTTAAAAGACAATCAAACATATGTGATTGTTATTGGATCGAGTGTTAAAGATTTAAGGAATAACAAACTTGCCGAAAGTATGCAGCTTGCTTTTTCCACCGGCGATAAAATAGACAGAGGCATAATATCCGGTAAAGTTTATGGGTTAAAAAGGAAAGAAACTTATTCTCTTTTTGCATTTGAGTTGTTTTCTGACACGATTTCTTTTGATAAAAATAAGCCAAATTATATTTCTCAAACAGGTGATGAAGGTAAGTATTTTTTAAACTATATGAAATTGGGAAACTATCGTGTTTTTGCAGTTAATGACCAGAATAACAATTTGAAGATCGATTCAGATTTTGAAAAAATCGGAATACCATATACGGATGTTTTGCTTGATTCATCAAAAAATACTTTTAGTAATCTAAACTTTAGAACTACAAAGATTGATACCACATTTCCCAAATTAACCACAATAAGGCCGATTAGTAACAGGCAGATAAATCTGCGTTTGTCAGAGCAGGTAATACTAAAGTCACTAAATCAAATAGAAATCCGTGATAGTATAACTTCTGCTTCAATTCAGGTTTTGGCCGTATCTGAAAATATAGAAGCAAATAATACACTGGAATTGTACACAAGTGCTATGGATAGCGGTAGTGTCTATTTGGTTTTTCTTAAGTCTTTTTCAGATTCAAGTTTAAATATGGCGCCTGATACATCTCAATCTTTTATAGCAGCGGCATTTAAAGAAGCAGATACATTTAAGGTGATAACTGTCAGCCCAAAAGATAGTCTTTGGAACGCGCGCCCAGCTCAAAGTTTTTATTTTGAGGTAAATAATCCTTTGGATAAACAATCAATAATAAATAGCCTGGTTATAAAAAAACAAAATGGCGATTCTGTTAAAGGTAAATTCACTTTTCCTTCTGCTTATGAAACAGAATTTACCCCAAATGAAGAGTTGATTCTTGATACCATTTATACTTTTCAAATTAATTATGCAACAGTAAAAAACGTTTGGGGTGATAGCCTACAGGATACCATTTTGACCCGTCATATTAAAATAAACAATGGTGATGATTACGGTGAAATATCCGGGCAGGTTAAGAATAAAAAAAATGATCCGGGTAAGATTTTTGTTACTGCGAAAAATACTACTTCAAAAAAGGATATTTACTCTGGTTGGACCTTAAAAAATAATAAATTCCTTTTAAAATATGTTACTGATGGGCATTATAAGCTTTCCTCATTTTTAGATGTTGACAGCAATTCTGTTTACTCCGCCGGTCATTTATATCCTTTTCAATTTAGTGAACCTTTTGTTGTTTCGGATGACACAACCAAAGTACGTAAAAGATGGGAAACTTCTGGCGTTGAGTTAACTTTACCTTCACCGGGTAAATAA
- the trmD gene encoding tRNA (guanosine(37)-N1)-methyltransferase TrmD has product MRIDIVTGFPAILQSALNQSMIKKGQDKNAVKIHLHDLRDYTDDKHRTIDDYPYGGGAGMVLKVEPFVRCLEDIDKQSKISDSKILLMSPQGRQFVQNTATQLSLHKHLVFLCGHYKGIDQRIHNFFEIEEISIGDYVLSSGEISALVIVDSVVRLLPGVLKDIDSAWTDSFTEELLDAPYFTRPEIFRSAKVPEVLLSGNHTKIEKWRLNQKIKSTKNNRPDLYNKYLKTIK; this is encoded by the coding sequence TTGAGAATCGATATTGTAACCGGGTTTCCGGCAATTCTTCAATCAGCTTTAAACCAAAGTATGATTAAGAAAGGCCAGGATAAAAATGCAGTAAAAATCCATCTGCACGATCTTCGTGATTACACGGATGATAAACACCGGACAATTGATGATTACCCTTATGGCGGTGGAGCAGGGATGGTTTTAAAGGTCGAGCCATTTGTACGCTGCTTGGAAGATATTGATAAACAATCTAAAATATCCGATTCTAAGATATTGTTAATGTCTCCTCAGGGTAGGCAGTTTGTTCAAAACACTGCTACACAGCTTAGTTTGCATAAACACCTGGTTTTTCTTTGCGGACATTATAAAGGGATAGATCAGAGAATTCATAATTTTTTTGAAATCGAAGAAATTTCGATTGGTGATTATGTTTTAAGTTCCGGTGAAATAAGCGCCCTTGTTATTGTGGATTCTGTTGTAAGGTTGTTGCCGGGAGTTTTAAAAGATATTGATTCTGCCTGGACGGATTCATTTACGGAAGAGCTCTTAGACGCACCATATTTTACAAGGCCAGAAATTTTTAGAAGCGCAAAAGTTCCGGAGGTTTTGCTCAGCGGTAATCATACAAAAATTGAAAAGTGGCGGCTTAACCAAAAAATTAAATCAACGAAAAATAACAGACCCGATTTATACAATAAATATTTGAAAACGATAAAATAG
- a CDS encoding KH domain-containing protein produces the protein MKEFVEFIAKHLVDKPEEVSVAEVEGERVTVFELRVGDGDLGKVIGKRGQTAKSIRTLLAAASAKAGKRAVLEILE, from the coding sequence ATGAAGGAATTCGTTGAGTTTATAGCTAAACATCTCGTTGATAAACCTGAAGAGGTTTCAGTTGCAGAAGTCGAAGGCGAAAGAGTTACCGTTTTTGAACTTCGTGTTGGGGATGGAGATTTAGGTAAAGTAATCGGCAAGAGAGGCCAAACTGCCAAATCTATCCGAACATTACTTGCAGCTGCATCTGCAAAAGCCGGCAAACGTGCCGTCCTGGAAATTCTTGAATAG
- the ffh gene encoding signal recognition particle protein, with protein MLEDLTGKLESTLRKLRGYGKLTEKNISDSLKEIRRALLEADVNYKVVKDFIQSVQDKALGEDVIKSVTPGQLIVKVVNDELIKLLGTSTTQLKTAGIPPSIIMVTGLQGSGKTTFTAKLAHFLQARGRKPMLAALDVYRPAAIQQLRVLGEGLKVPVYDEGIGDPVKIGFNAVSEARRKLCDTIILDTAGRLHIDEQMMRELVDIKNRVRPHEILFVADGMTGQDAVNTAKEFADRLDYGGVVLTKMDGDSRGGAALSIRAVTGKPIKFIGTGEKVDAIEQFHPDRMASRILGMGDIVSFVERAQDSFDTEKAEKLEEKLLRNEFTLEDFQDQLKQIKKMGSLENLLGMIPGVGNQLKNAKVDPKAFTRTEAIISSMTLQERRQPKILNGSRRKRIANGSGTRVQDVNQLMKQYEQMKKMIKQMKGKSMKGLKGLPFNMA; from the coding sequence ATGCTTGAAGATTTAACCGGAAAACTGGAATCGACTTTACGGAAACTGCGCGGTTACGGTAAATTAACAGAAAAAAATATTTCTGATTCATTAAAAGAAATCCGGCGTGCATTACTTGAAGCTGATGTTAACTATAAAGTTGTAAAAGATTTTATCCAATCTGTACAAGATAAGGCACTTGGTGAAGATGTCATTAAAAGCGTTACACCAGGTCAATTAATTGTAAAGGTTGTAAATGATGAATTAATAAAACTTCTTGGTACGTCTACAACCCAGTTAAAAACTGCTGGGATTCCTCCTTCAATCATTATGGTTACCGGGCTTCAGGGTTCCGGAAAAACAACATTTACGGCAAAGCTGGCACATTTTTTACAGGCACGCGGAAGAAAACCAATGCTTGCTGCGTTGGATGTATATCGTCCGGCAGCAATTCAACAGTTAAGGGTACTTGGAGAAGGATTAAAAGTGCCGGTGTATGATGAAGGCATAGGTGATCCTGTAAAAATTGGCTTTAATGCCGTTAGTGAAGCAAGACGAAAATTGTGTGACACAATAATTCTGGATACAGCCGGACGTTTGCATATCGATGAGCAAATGATGCGGGAATTAGTGGATATTAAAAACAGAGTTCGTCCACATGAGATTTTGTTTGTTGCAGATGGCATGACAGGTCAGGATGCAGTAAACACAGCCAAAGAATTTGCTGATCGTCTGGATTATGGTGGTGTAGTTTTAACAAAGATGGATGGCGACAGCCGTGGCGGGGCAGCATTATCAATTCGCGCTGTTACGGGGAAACCAATTAAATTTATTGGTACCGGAGAAAAAGTAGACGCTATAGAGCAATTTCATCCGGATCGAATGGCTTCCAGAATTCTTGGAATGGGTGATATCGTTAGTTTTGTTGAACGTGCCCAGGATTCTTTTGATACAGAAAAAGCAGAAAAACTTGAAGAAAAGTTATTACGTAATGAGTTTACTTTAGAAGACTTTCAAGACCAGTTAAAGCAGATTAAAAAAATGGGTTCACTGGAAAATTTACTTGGAATGATTCCTGGTGTTGGCAATCAGTTAAAAAATGCCAAAGTGGATCCAAAAGCGTTTACACGGACAGAAGCAATAATCAGTTCAATGACCTTGCAGGAACGGCGCCAGCCAAAAATACTAAATGGCAGCAGACGCAAAAGAATTGCAAATGGCAGCGGAACCCGAGTTCAGGATGTAAACCAGTTAATGAAACAATATGAACAAATGAAAAAAATGATTAAACAAATGAAGGGCAAATCCATGAAGGGTTTAAAAGGATTGCCTTTTAATATGGCCTAA
- a CDS encoding PilZ domain-containing protein encodes MEFESRESFRVDSENFISYRVFNADDQVFFEGMATTTDISRTGIAIITTDSVETGLKIELAIGVGNEVVKTIGKVRNQKKNSDNEFQVGIEFDFLSESDLDKLSTVYPDINK; translated from the coding sequence ATGGAATTTGAAAGTCGCGAGTCTTTTAGGGTAGATTCTGAAAATTTTATTTCATATCGTGTATTTAATGCTGATGATCAGGTTTTCTTTGAAGGAATGGCCACAACAACCGATATCAGTCGAACAGGGATTGCAATAATAACAACGGATTCTGTTGAAACCGGGTTAAAGATAGAGTTGGCAATTGGGGTTGGAAATGAAGTTGTAAAAACTATTGGAAAAGTTCGGAACCAGAAAAAAAATTCTGATAATGAGTTTCAGGTTGGCATTGAGTTTGATTTTCTTTCAGAATCTGATTTGGATAAGCTTTCTACAGTTTACCCGGATATAAACAAGTAA
- the rsmB gene encoding 16S rRNA (cytosine(967)-C(5))-methyltransferase RsmB, giving the protein MNERITAYHILRQFENTKGRLDNIEENEISKTSLSIQERRHLKNLVSGVLRNLTLLDWYASKLYKGHFPKLLAKIKIILRLGLYELNFMYHVPDHASVNEYVKLAKLRVNERAGKLVNAILRSFLRQKKSLKKEKSSRQSADISTMYSFPKWLITRWIDEWGVSFTQELCKALNQLPEFDVRVNQQKISVEEFEQRLKTNDIEYEKSKRFKGYFKIKQVGRIREAGLFEKGFCSIQDESAAIPIKLLQLQKGDSFLDACSAPGGKFTQALEENPDLKIAVAVDSDLSRLKKVKENIKRLNLSGFLVVADAKNLPFKRKFKKILVDAPCSGQGVIGKHPDIKWRRTEQEIEEFSNLQTTILENISRILLKSGQLVYSTCSVDKKENQMVVKGVVDDPKNSLQVKSISPKSISNASDLISDEFITTFPNKNNMDGSFAGIIKRSK; this is encoded by the coding sequence ATGAATGAACGAATAACTGCTTATCATATTTTACGCCAATTTGAAAACACAAAAGGCCGGCTTGATAATATTGAAGAGAATGAAATTTCTAAAACATCGCTATCAATCCAGGAACGGCGTCATTTAAAAAATCTTGTTTCAGGTGTTTTAAGAAATTTAACACTGTTGGACTGGTATGCCTCAAAATTGTATAAGGGGCACTTCCCAAAATTACTGGCAAAAATTAAAATAATTTTAAGGCTTGGATTATATGAATTAAATTTTATGTATCATGTTCCGGACCATGCATCGGTAAATGAATATGTAAAGCTGGCAAAATTGCGGGTAAATGAAAGGGCCGGTAAATTGGTTAATGCCATCCTTCGCTCATTTTTGCGTCAAAAAAAATCTTTAAAAAAAGAAAAATCTTCCCGGCAAAGTGCTGATATCTCCACAATGTATTCTTTCCCAAAGTGGTTAATTACGCGTTGGATTGATGAATGGGGAGTTTCATTTACTCAAGAGTTGTGCAAAGCTCTAAACCAATTACCTGAGTTTGATGTCCGTGTAAACCAGCAAAAAATAAGTGTTGAAGAATTTGAGCAAAGATTAAAAACAAACGACATTGAATATGAAAAGTCAAAAAGGTTTAAAGGGTATTTCAAAATAAAGCAGGTTGGAAGGATTAGGGAAGCCGGATTATTTGAAAAAGGTTTTTGTTCAATCCAGGATGAAAGCGCTGCAATTCCTATAAAACTACTGCAGCTTCAAAAAGGGGATAGCTTTTTAGACGCATGCTCTGCACCCGGAGGAAAATTTACACAAGCGCTGGAAGAAAACCCGGATTTAAAAATAGCTGTAGCTGTAGACTCAGATTTATCGCGTTTAAAGAAAGTAAAAGAAAATATAAAAAGATTAAATCTTTCGGGGTTTTTGGTTGTTGCTGATGCTAAAAATTTGCCTTTTAAAAGAAAGTTTAAAAAAATTCTGGTTGATGCACCTTGCTCCGGGCAGGGTGTAATTGGCAAACATCCGGATATAAAGTGGAGAAGAACTGAACAAGAAATAGAGGAATTTAGTAATCTGCAAACGACAATACTTGAAAATATTTCGAGAATTTTACTTAAAAGTGGTCAATTGGTTTACAGTACATGTTCAGTGGATAAAAAAGAGAATCAAATGGTTGTAAAAGGTGTTGTTGATGATCCCAAAAACAGTCTGCAAGTCAAGTCAATAAGCCCCAAATCAATTTCAAATGCAAGCGATCTCATTTCGGATGAATTTATAACAACCTTTCCGAATAAAAACAATATGGATGGTAGTTTTGCCGGCATAATTAAAAGATCCAAATAA
- a CDS encoding diaminopimelate epimerase → MEFYKIQATGNDFIVVDSANTQPEMFNPSAIKNMCDRHYGIGADGFIALEKVKDFAFRFLYYNADGSRGEMCANGCRAAISFAMKFGWIKVNSKFNFLADDGEHTGIFKSDNEVQLNILVIDEIKEVELDLFGLPQWISKGYFIDTGVPHLVLVCTSELKENNIEKYGRFLRHHKCFEPRGTNVNFIEILSDNNVFVRTFERGVEAETLSCGTGITASALVVSAMQKKPTDKIKVLTKGGELEVLTINGQIYINGPAEIVFKGHI, encoded by the coding sequence ATGGAATTTTATAAAATCCAGGCTACAGGCAATGATTTTATTGTTGTGGATTCTGCAAATACCCAGCCTGAAATGTTTAATCCTTCAGCAATAAAAAATATGTGTGATCGCCATTATGGAATTGGTGCCGATGGTTTTATCGCACTTGAAAAAGTAAAAGATTTTGCTTTTCGGTTTTTGTATTACAACGCTGACGGATCTCGAGGCGAAATGTGTGCAAATGGCTGTAGAGCAGCAATTTCTTTTGCTATGAAATTTGGCTGGATTAAAGTTAATTCGAAATTTAATTTTTTAGCTGATGATGGGGAACATACAGGTATTTTTAAATCTGATAATGAAGTTCAGTTAAACATTCTTGTTATCGATGAAATCAAAGAAGTTGAATTGGATTTATTTGGTTTACCTCAATGGATTTCCAAAGGATATTTTATCGATACCGGAGTTCCGCACCTGGTATTAGTTTGTACATCAGAACTCAAAGAAAACAACATCGAAAAGTATGGGCGTTTTTTACGGCACCATAAATGTTTTGAACCAAGAGGCACAAATGTAAATTTTATTGAAATTTTATCTGATAATAATGTTTTTGTTCGTACCTTTGAACGAGGTGTTGAAGCTGAGACTTTATCATGCGGAACCGGTATTACAGCCTCTGCGTTGGTTGTAAGTGCAATGCAAAAAAAGCCAACGGATAAAATAAAGGTTTTGACAAAAGGTGGCGAACTAGAAGTATTAACTATCAATGGGCAAATCTATATAAATGGGCCGGCTGAAATTGTTTTCAAAGGCCACATCTAA
- the rimM gene encoding 16S rRNA processing protein RimM → MYLIGKVLKPQGIKGEVKTEIITSFPEHFEELSEVFLDEDANIAIEIEKTRFAKNFVYIKFRNIQSRNEAEKLRNKNLYIPESELFPLEDDEFYHHQIIGLDAVSEQGDYIGKITDVETYPENDMLIIKSKDKMTHLVPVVKELIKDVDIESQIVTIKVIDGLLG, encoded by the coding sequence ATGTATTTAATAGGAAAAGTCTTAAAGCCGCAAGGTATTAAGGGTGAAGTAAAAACAGAAATAATTACTTCTTTTCCTGAACATTTTGAAGAGCTCTCAGAAGTGTTTTTAGATGAAGATGCAAATATTGCTATTGAGATTGAGAAAACACGGTTTGCAAAGAATTTTGTTTATATAAAATTCAGAAATATTCAATCCCGAAACGAAGCTGAAAAACTTCGAAACAAGAACCTGTATATTCCTGAATCTGAGTTGTTTCCCCTTGAAGATGACGAATTTTATCATCACCAAATAATTGGCTTAGATGCTGTTTCGGAACAGGGGGATTATATAGGGAAAATCACAGATGTTGAAACTTATCCAGAGAACGACATGCTGATCATAAAAAGCAAAGATAAGATGACACACTTGGTTCCCGTTGTTAAAGAGTTAATTAAAGACGTTGATATTGAATCCCAAATAGTTACTATCAAAGTTATCGATGGGCTTTTGGGTTGA
- the rpsP gene encoding 30S ribosomal protein S16: protein MLVKLRLKRMGKKKKPFYRIIAADSRAARDGRFIEMVGTYDPIAKPHVVECKEDRIFHWLENGAQPTDTVKNLLQGKGLWLKWTLTKQGADEAKIASEMEAWEKIQVEKAKRSEDKAAKAESDKAKKKAAEETVEEADAEPEVAEETVEEVKAEEAAPAEEVVEEAKTETVPEEAAKKDNEDETK from the coding sequence ATTTTGGTTAAATTACGATTAAAGCGAATGGGCAAGAAAAAGAAGCCTTTTTACCGGATCATAGCAGCCGATAGCCGCGCAGCACGTGACGGTCGCTTTATTGAGATGGTTGGAACGTATGATCCAATCGCAAAACCGCATGTTGTTGAATGCAAAGAAGACAGAATATTTCACTGGCTTGAAAATGGCGCCCAGCCAACAGATACGGTTAAAAACCTGTTGCAAGGTAAAGGGTTGTGGCTAAAATGGACATTGACAAAGCAAGGAGCTGATGAAGCTAAAATTGCATCGGAAATGGAAGCCTGGGAAAAAATACAAGTAGAAAAAGCAAAGCGTTCAGAAGACAAAGCAGCAAAAGCAGAATCTGACAAAGCCAAAAAGAAAGCGGCAGAAGAGACAGTTGAAGAAGCTGATGCTGAACCTGAAGTAGCAGAAGAGACAGTTGAAGAAGTTAAAGCTGAAGAAGCAGCTCCTGCAGAGGAAGTTGTTGAAGAAGCCAAAACAGAGACTGTACCGGAGGAAGCTGCTAAAAAAGACAACGAAGACGAAACAAAATAA
- a CDS encoding NTP transferase domain-containing protein, which produces MYIVLMAGGAGTRFWPRSRQNMPKQLLKIFGDRTMLQETYDRIKDVTENEKILIITGENLKDEIKDQLPQIPERNIIAEPFGKNTAPCVALAATIINKRENKENVAMAVLPADHLVNDVDGFKSILKTAEKYALESGTLITLGIKPSYPETGYGYIQRNSKLIELDGHKIYPVKTFAEKPNLDTANRFLESGDFYWNAGIFIWSTYSILSEFEQQMPELNEGLPELYEKVDTMEMDEGILKVYSAVKSISIDYAIMEGAKNVSVIESDFDWNDVGSWEAVYNLSAKNENKNAVYTEDSIEVNAKNNLFYSENKKLIAAIDIDDIVMVETKDAILICKKDSSQRVKDVVDRLRHKEKDQYL; this is translated from the coding sequence ATGTACATAGTATTAATGGCAGGTGGGGCTGGTACTCGTTTCTGGCCAAGAAGTAGACAAAACATGCCAAAGCAGCTTCTTAAAATTTTTGGCGACAGGACAATGCTGCAGGAAACATATGACCGAATTAAAGATGTTACAGAAAATGAAAAAATACTAATAATTACCGGAGAAAATCTAAAAGACGAAATTAAAGATCAGCTACCTCAAATCCCGGAGAGAAATATTATAGCCGAACCATTTGGTAAAAATACAGCACCTTGTGTGGCATTGGCTGCAACAATTATAAATAAAAGAGAAAACAAAGAAAATGTTGCTATGGCCGTTTTACCGGCGGATCATCTTGTGAATGATGTAGATGGTTTTAAGAGCATTCTTAAGACAGCAGAAAAATACGCATTGGAATCCGGAACACTTATTACTTTAGGAATAAAACCATCTTATCCGGAAACAGGCTATGGCTATATTCAAAGAAATTCTAAATTGATTGAATTGGACGGGCATAAAATTTACCCTGTAAAAACTTTTGCGGAAAAACCAAATTTGGATACAGCAAACCGCTTTTTGGAAAGTGGGGATTTTTATTGGAATGCAGGAATCTTTATCTGGTCTACTTATTCTATACTATCAGAATTTGAACAACAGATGCCTGAATTGAATGAAGGCCTGCCGGAACTTTATGAAAAAGTTGATACGATGGAAATGGATGAAGGAATATTAAAAGTGTATTCCGCTGTAAAATCTATTTCCATTGATTATGCAATTATGGAAGGCGCTAAAAACGTCAGCGTCATTGAATCTGATTTTGACTGGAATGATGTTGGTTCCTGGGAAGCCGTATACAATTTGTCTGCAAAGAACGAGAATAAAAATGCCGTATATACAGAGGATTCAATCGAAGTTAATGCAAAAAACAATCTTTTCTATTCAGAAAATAAAAAACTGATTGCTGCAATAGATATAGATGATATTGTTATGGTTGAAACGAAAGATGCAATCTTGATTTGTAAAAAGGATAGCTCACAGCGTGTGAAAGATGTTGTTGACAGGCTACGCCATAAAGAGAAAGACCAATACTTATAA
- the rplS gene encoding 50S ribosomal protein L19 produces the protein MDILHKVTAEQLRTDLPEFHPGDTVEAHVRVIEGEKERIQIFEGVVIKLHGGGINKTFTVRKISHGVGVERIFPLHSPRIAKVNVLKKGKVRRSKLYYLRELRGKAARIKER, from the coding sequence ATGGATATTCTTCATAAAGTAACAGCAGAGCAGCTTCGCACAGATTTACCGGAATTTCATCCAGGCGATACAGTGGAAGCACACGTCCGGGTAATTGAAGGCGAAAAAGAAAGAATTCAGATTTTCGAAGGTGTTGTAATAAAACTTCACGGTGGCGGGATAAATAAAACTTTTACCGTAAGAAAAATTTCTCATGGTGTTGGTGTAGAAAGAATCTTCCCGCTCCATTCGCCTCGAATCGCTAAAGTTAATGTTCTTAAGAAAGGTAAAGTAAGAAGATCTAAACTTTACTACTTGAGAGAACTGCGAGGGAAAGCGGCACGAATTAAAGAAAGATAA